The Moorena sp. SIOASIH genome includes a window with the following:
- a CDS encoding class I SAM-dependent methyltransferase, with protein sequence MVSTGDFPETADIETSSDDYASRFAGEIGAWLLKVQEDATLKMLTPYPKATILDVGGGHGQLTGALIQNGYQLTVLGSADVCKGRIQNFIDANLCSFKVGNVLDLPYPDGAFDVVISYRFLAHVTQWQSFLTELNRVAKQAVILDYPTVRSVNAIAPYLFKFKKGLEGNTREFVCYKEHELLEFLKSLGLSKAERYPQFFVPMVLHRALKSPLLSSVMEQLFKLSALTYVFGSPVILKLTKT encoded by the coding sequence GTGGTTTCTACAGGTGATTTTCCCGAAACAGCCGATATCGAAACATCTTCTGATGATTATGCCTCCCGTTTTGCCGGGGAAATTGGGGCTTGGCTACTGAAAGTCCAGGAAGACGCAACCTTGAAAATGCTGACTCCTTATCCTAAAGCCACTATCCTTGATGTGGGAGGAGGACATGGTCAACTCACAGGGGCTCTGATTCAAAATGGTTATCAACTCACTGTGCTTGGTAGTGCGGATGTCTGTAAGGGGAGGATTCAGAATTTTATTGATGCTAATCTTTGTTCCTTCAAGGTGGGCAATGTTTTGGATCTACCTTACCCAGATGGAGCTTTTGATGTTGTGATCAGCTATCGATTCCTGGCTCATGTGACTCAATGGCAGTCTTTTTTAACTGAACTAAATCGAGTAGCAAAGCAAGCAGTAATCCTAGACTATCCTACAGTGAGGAGCGTAAATGCTATTGCCCCCTATCTATTTAAGTTCAAGAAAGGGTTGGAAGGAAATACACGAGAGTTTGTCTGTTATAAAGAACATGAGCTTCTAGAATTTTTAAAATCTCTTGGTCTGAGCAAAGCTGAGCGCTATCCTCAATTCTTTGTGCCTATGGTACTGCATCGCGCTTTAAAATCTCCATTACTGTCATCAGTTATGGAACAATTATTTAAATTATCAGCACTAACCTATGTATTTGGATCACCCGTGATTTTGAAGCTCACTAAAACCTGA